The Rhododendron vialii isolate Sample 1 chromosome 6a, ASM3025357v1 genome includes a window with the following:
- the LOC131331155 gene encoding CST complex subunit CTC1-like isoform X1 has product MEEGGVKIIALADLLRRSRPVTAASSLTPSRSISPSSKPQPSDRNQTSTPPTQNPNPHPKTLSSLNHPSLIIGTLTLPSHDNNPSSSNSTPRCPKTSCFSFSDGSSVVCCDILDLDVRIIGRKIHVLAWNFIPLKCGGGFLEIITWRLPETSGVIPPCSNVFPLVSDSVIDCGDGDKARYSVRGELESVSPVSVVPCVSNSSVSRNVCGFLVQILVCTCKLCCVKDSKLMAMQDQIEGQDSHCFAKPVIVYFCGSASSWHPVIIKLIGSVVLLSGLKKKLVFIGEEDSQLMYVTSEKTLLHLPKVINRRFPASKTVIKGNGECGMYTGTVTGIYMQSMVVELDREVMLLLTDRLIALPHSLRVGAIVSMRNVHFVNPKFCWTKVLILGACYRTSIIVKSFSPFETGCCLSSQSQSLLGKFINSLSFSVKLWVLLLVSSFRKKFAGILNEKEILGSNNKEGLVQSYANSQLPSSMFRSRQHGVFREYCKHDSCGCGNEPNYGQLKLVVPIAHFVSHCEATWMKMLWERETDSDLMNNSDKNSHLSCEGLPYSGSIRRIMLSEDIGVVLLGSISSSSGRVQLIDATGSIDVIIPDLSSAWNTDSLYEVNDFSLVMEGKLERVDCLGLHLNDSFLCRNIFNSIRLVREMKLAIYLLYHLGDSKSRNLPFHAGIKNKANFEELQSGRFHLLLVTHKYPVEQTFQGERGTSSMFAEAFILLWDLLIAGKDGHKCPTNLSSDLLKEPMEHHYTSRNYPEFVPSKRYKIDQPSNRESHSSLHGAEYELCGPKTCLSSSSYARSYQEQKCLNLCSPPDIPCFVTNNDHCVASPGILCCSKANLKVSSGSTPSAQKILLEFNSESFWKCELLRIGSYYIIKHHKEDILCTSKDTNDASCCKIIITSTTHLWSLSFSSDEDIQSTNLSHPPTDSFDSPNETPSECPHQNVRPLKNLSVDCVSSHPDLHVHLFRDNESFLKENLKSLDEGLLKPSVSVEEVANISWCSETKMSGSFHYSGTSDPEFQLPEGNLISFHGHVVAVHNSGSSSFGANVRRKSPVDISCTKFFPVTNSVCIHVLVDRHLVKIFGAQSKHSYPIGFGPDITATFHRVLVLSGRNEVILTPTSFIVIKAVGVASDQRIDKYDNGLVVSGQCNVASLDTFPSALMSEIMQHSDCKPVQFHCRVVAIYILVLEDSSKAVYPKSRFHSQSPVINIPLAGFVLDDGSSSWCCWTNSEKAAILLRLHEEFSHENHTRSTRGSKIIRADEARGPLRHLDKILQKHGRVIVKNYGSMFDSSAQDLNFSVTSNTIFSSSDEDLLKFLILKACFSTLWTVVGTRMDSNAIGKLEKRLMEMEMKMHPMQNIWVGEVHFSNPLTEARKIAQELLNR; this is encoded by the exons ATGGAAGAAGGAGGCGTGAAAATCATCGCACTTGCCGACCTCCTCCGCCGCTCTCGTCCCGTCACCGCCGCATCATCTCTCACTCCCAGCCGTTCGATTTCCCCATCTTCAAAACCACAGCCGTCCGACAGAAATCAGACCTCCACTCCTcccacccaaaaccctaaccctcaCCCTAAAACCCTGTCCTCTCTCAACCACCCATCCCTCATCATCGGAACCCTAACCCTACCTTCCCACGACAACAACCCTTCATCTTCAAATTCCACTCCTCGTTGCCCTAAAACCAGCTGCTTCTCGTTCTCCGACGGTTCCTCGGTCGTCTGCTGCGATATTCTTGACCTAGACGTTCGAATTATAGGAAGAAAGATACACGTTCTTGCTTGGAACTTCATTCCATTGAAATGTGGCGGGGGTTTCTTGGAAATCATCACGTGGAGACTTCCGGAAACTTCCGGTGTGATTCCTCCGTGTTCGAATGTGTTTCCTTTGGTTTCGGATTCGGTGATTGATTGTGGAGACGGTGACAAGGCGAGATATTCGGTTCGTGGCGAGTTAGAGTCTGTCAGCCCTGTTTCGGTAGTTCCGTGTGTTAGTAATTCTAGCGTTTCAAGAAATGTTTGTGGGTTTCTTGTGCAAATTTTGGTTTGTACGTGTAAATTGTGTTGTGTGAAGGACTCTAAATTAATGGCTATGCAAGATCAGATTGAAGGGCAGGATAGCCATTGCTTTGCCAAACCTGTGATTGTGTACTTTTGTGGGTCGGCTTCGTCCTGGCATCCTGTGATTATAAAGCTGATTGGTAGTGTTGTTTTGCTATCTGGGTTGAAGAAGAAGTTGGTTTTTATAGGAGAGGAAGATTCTCAGTTGATGTATGTAACTTCCGAAAAAACTTTGTTGCATCTCCCCAAGGTGATTAATAGACGGTTTCCAGCTAGTAAGACCGTAATTAAGGGCAATGGTGAATGTGGCATGTATACCGGCACTGTTACGGGCATTTACATGCAGAGCATGGTAGTTGAGTTGGACAGAGAAGTGATGTTGTTACTTACAGATCGACTTATCGCTCTGCCGCATAGTCTCAGAGTTGGCGCTATT GTATCCATGAGGAATGTCCATTTTGTGAATCCAAAATTTTGTTGGACAAAAGTACTTATTCTTGGTGCTTGCTATAGAACTAGCATTATTGTGAAATCTTTTTCCCCATTTGAAACTGG GTGTTGTTTAAGTTCACAATCTCAAAGCCTTTTGGGGAAGTTCATTAATTCATTATCATTTTCCGTAAAACTATG GGTATTACTTCTTGTCTCAAGTTTCAGGAAAAAGTTTGCTGGCATTTTAAATGAGAAGGAGATCTTGGGATCAAACAAT AAGGAAGGACTGGTTCAGTCATATGCTAATTCGCAGTTACCTTCATCCATGTTTCGATCTCGG CAGCATGGAGTATTTAGAGAATACTGTAAGCATGACTCTTGCGGCTGTGGCAACGAACCGAACTACGGTCAACTTAAACTG GTGGTACCTATCGCTCATTTTGTCAGTCATTGTGAAGCAACATGGATGAAAATGCTGTGGGAACGGGAGACTGATTCTGACTTGATGAATAACTCTGACAAAAATAGCCATCTATCCTGTGAAGGATTACCTTATAGTGGGTCAATTAGGAGGATTATGCTCAGTGAAGACATAGGTGTTGTTTTGCTTGGATCG atttcCTCATCTTCTGGAAGGGTGCAATTGATTGATGCAACTGGCAGCATTGATGTCATTATACCAGATCTTTCATCAGCTTGGAATACTGACAGTCTATACGAG GTAAATGACTTCTCTCTTGTTATGGAAGGAAAACTGGAACGAGTGGATTGTTTGGGGTTACACCTCAACGACTCATTCTTGTGCAGAAATATTTTTAACAGCATTCGATTAGTAAGAGAGATGAAGCTAGCAATTTATCTTCTCTATCATTTGGGAGACTCAAAATCCAGAAATCTCCCCTTCCATGCTGGTATCAAGAATAAAGCAAACTTTGAGGAGCTTCAAAGTGGAAGATTTCACCTTCTTTTGGTGACACATAAATATCCTGTGGAACAAACG TTTCAAGGTGAACGAGGTACTTCAAGCATGTTTGCAGAGGCATTCATTTTGCTTTGGGATCTTTTAATTGCTGGCAAGGACGGGCATAAGTGTCCGACTAACCTTTCTTCAGACCTGCTGAAAGAACCCATGGAGCATCACTATACTAGCAGAAACTACCCGGAATTCGTTCCTAGTAAGAGATATAAAATTGATCAGCCATCAAATAGAGAATCGCATTCTAGTTTGCACGGTGCTGAATACGAATTATGTGGCCCAAAAACTTGTCTCTCTTCGAGTTCTTATGCGAGATCATATCAGGAGCAGAAATGTTTGAATTTATGTTCCCCGCCTGATATTCCTTGTTTTGTTACCAATAATGATCATTGTGTAGCTAGTCCAGGAATCTTGTGTTGCTCAAAAGCTAATTTGAAGGTCAGTTCTGGTTCCACACCCAGTGCACAGAAGATATTGTTGGAGTTCAATTCTGAAAGCTTTTGGAAGTGTGAG CTGTTGAGAATTGGCAGCTATTACATCATAAAGCATCACAAAGAAGATATTCTATGTACTTCCAAGGACACTAATGATGCAAGCTGTTGTAAAATTATTATCACTTCTACAACACATCTGTGGAGCCTGTCATTCTCTTCTGATGAGGATATCCAAAGTACCAATCTATCACACCCTCCTACTGATTCATTTGACAGCCCTAATGAGACACCCTCTGAATGTCCTCATCAAAATGTGCGTCCTCTCAAGAATTTGAGTGTAGATTGTGTTTCAAGTCATCCAGACTTGCATGTACATCTCTTTAGGGATAATGAAAGTTTCTTAAAGGAAAATCTTAAGTCATTGGATGAAGGTTTGCTTAAGCCATCTGTCTCAGTTGAAGAGGTTGCCAACATTTCTTGGTGCAGTGAGACCAAAATGAGTGGATCATTTCATTATTCTGGTACTTCTGACCCTGAATTCCAGTTGCCTGAGGGAAATTTGATCTCTTTCCATGGACATGTGGTGGCTGTTCACAACTCTGGTTCCAGTTCTTTCGGCGCAAATGTAAGGCGCAAAAGTCCGGTGGATATTAGTTGCACAAAATTCTTTCCAGTGACAAACAGTGTCTGTATTCATGTTTTGGTGGACCGTCACTTG GTTAAGATTTTTGGTGCTCAAAGCAAACATTCATATCCCATTGGATTTGGACCTGACATCACTGCAACTTTCCATCGAGTACTTGTTTTGAG TGGGAGGAATGAAGTCATCCTGACACCTACATCTTTCATTGTAATCAAAGCCGTAGGAGTAGCCAGCGACCAACGCATCGACAAGTATGATAATGGATTAGTTGTTTCAGGGCAATGCAATGTTGCATCTCTAGATACTTTTCCATCAGCTTTGATGTCTGAAATAATGCAACACAGTGACTGTAAGCCAGTACAGTTTCATTGCAGG GTTGTGGCTATTTATATTCTGGTTCTGGAGGACAGCAGTAAAGCTGTTTATCCCAAATCAAGATTTCACTCCCAGTCGCCTGTGATTAATATTCCCCTCGCTGGTTTTGTATTAG ATGATGGGTCGTCCTCATGGTGTTGCTGGACAAATAGTGAAAAGGCAGCAATCTTACTGAGGCTACATGAAGAATTTTCACATGAAAATCATACTAGAAGTACGAGGGGATCAAAGATCATAAGGGCAGATGAGGCCCGTGGCCCCCTTCGTCATTTAGATAAAATTTTACAGAAGCATGGTAGAGTTATTGTCAAAAACTATGGATCGATGTTCGACTCTTCAGCTCAAGACCTTAATTTTTCCGTCACTTCAAATACTATCTTCAGCAGCTCAGATGAGGACCTCCTCAAGTTTCTTATCCTCAAAGCCTGCTTCAGCACCTTATGG ACTGTTGTCGGCACTCGGATGGATTCCAATGCTATTGGAAAGCTGGAGAAACGGTTGATGGAAATGGAGATGAAAATGCATCCAATGCAAAATATATGGGTTGGAGAAGTTCACTTCTCAAACCCTCTCACTGAAGCACGAAAAATAGCCCAAGAACTCCTGAACCGGTAG
- the LOC131331155 gene encoding CST complex subunit CTC1-like isoform X3: MEEGGVKIIALADLLRRSRPVTAASSLTPSRSISPSSKPQPSDRNQTSTPPTQNPNPHPKTLSSLNHPSLIIGTLTLPSHDNNPSSSNSTPRCPKTSCFSFSDGSSVVCCDILDLDVRIIGRKIHVLAWNFIPLKCGGGFLEIITWRLPETSGVIPPCSNVFPLVSDSVIDCGDGDKARYSVRGELESVSPVSVVPCVSNSSVSRNVCGFLVQILVCTCKLCCVKDSKLMAMQDQIEGQDSHCFAKPVIVYFCGSASSWHPVIIKLIGSVVLLSGLKKKLVFIGEEDSQLMYVTSEKTLLHLPKVINRRFPASKTVIKGNGECGMYTGTVTGIYMQSMVVELDREVMLLLTDRLIALPHSLRVGAIVSMRNVHFVNPKFCWTKVLILGACYRTSIIVKSFSPFETGCCLSSQSQSLLGKFINSLSFSVKLWVLLLVSSFRKKFAGILNEKEILGSNNKEGLVQSYANSQLPSSMFRSRQHGVFREYCKHDSCGCGNEPNYGQLKLVVPIAHFVSHCEATWMKMLWERETDSDLMNNSDKNSHLSCEGLPYSGSIRRIMLSEDIGVVLLGSISSSSGRVQLIDATGSIDVIIPDLSSAWNTDSLYEVNDFSLVMEGKLERVDCLGLHLNDSFLCRNIFNSIRLVREMKLAIYLLYHLGDSKSRNLPFHAGIKNKANFEELQSGRFHLLLVTHKYPVEQTFQGERGTSSMFAEAFILLWDLLIAGKDGHKCPTNLSSDLLKEPMEHHYTSRNYPEFVPSKRYKIDQPSNRESHSSLHGAEYELCGPKTCLSSSSYARSYQEQKCLNLCSPPDIPCFVTNNDHCVASPGILCCSKANLKVSSGSTPSAQKILLEFNSESFWKCELLRIGSYYIIKHHKEDILCTSKDTNDASCCKIIITSTTHLWSLSFSSDEDIQSTNLSHPPTDSFDSPNETPSECPHQNVRPLKNLSVDCVSSHPDLHVHLFRDNESFLKENLKSLDEGLLKPSVSVEEVANISWCSETKMSGSFHYSGTSDPEFQLPEGNLISFHGHVVAVHNSGSSSFGANVRRKSPVDISCTKFFPVTNSVCIHVLVDRHLVKIFGAQSKHSYPIGFGPDITATFHRVLVLSGRNEVILTPTSFIVIKAVGVASDQRIDKYDNGLVVSGQCNVASLDTFPSALMSEIMQHSDCKPVQFHCRMMGRPHGVAGQIVKRQQSY, translated from the exons ATGGAAGAAGGAGGCGTGAAAATCATCGCACTTGCCGACCTCCTCCGCCGCTCTCGTCCCGTCACCGCCGCATCATCTCTCACTCCCAGCCGTTCGATTTCCCCATCTTCAAAACCACAGCCGTCCGACAGAAATCAGACCTCCACTCCTcccacccaaaaccctaaccctcaCCCTAAAACCCTGTCCTCTCTCAACCACCCATCCCTCATCATCGGAACCCTAACCCTACCTTCCCACGACAACAACCCTTCATCTTCAAATTCCACTCCTCGTTGCCCTAAAACCAGCTGCTTCTCGTTCTCCGACGGTTCCTCGGTCGTCTGCTGCGATATTCTTGACCTAGACGTTCGAATTATAGGAAGAAAGATACACGTTCTTGCTTGGAACTTCATTCCATTGAAATGTGGCGGGGGTTTCTTGGAAATCATCACGTGGAGACTTCCGGAAACTTCCGGTGTGATTCCTCCGTGTTCGAATGTGTTTCCTTTGGTTTCGGATTCGGTGATTGATTGTGGAGACGGTGACAAGGCGAGATATTCGGTTCGTGGCGAGTTAGAGTCTGTCAGCCCTGTTTCGGTAGTTCCGTGTGTTAGTAATTCTAGCGTTTCAAGAAATGTTTGTGGGTTTCTTGTGCAAATTTTGGTTTGTACGTGTAAATTGTGTTGTGTGAAGGACTCTAAATTAATGGCTATGCAAGATCAGATTGAAGGGCAGGATAGCCATTGCTTTGCCAAACCTGTGATTGTGTACTTTTGTGGGTCGGCTTCGTCCTGGCATCCTGTGATTATAAAGCTGATTGGTAGTGTTGTTTTGCTATCTGGGTTGAAGAAGAAGTTGGTTTTTATAGGAGAGGAAGATTCTCAGTTGATGTATGTAACTTCCGAAAAAACTTTGTTGCATCTCCCCAAGGTGATTAATAGACGGTTTCCAGCTAGTAAGACCGTAATTAAGGGCAATGGTGAATGTGGCATGTATACCGGCACTGTTACGGGCATTTACATGCAGAGCATGGTAGTTGAGTTGGACAGAGAAGTGATGTTGTTACTTACAGATCGACTTATCGCTCTGCCGCATAGTCTCAGAGTTGGCGCTATT GTATCCATGAGGAATGTCCATTTTGTGAATCCAAAATTTTGTTGGACAAAAGTACTTATTCTTGGTGCTTGCTATAGAACTAGCATTATTGTGAAATCTTTTTCCCCATTTGAAACTGG GTGTTGTTTAAGTTCACAATCTCAAAGCCTTTTGGGGAAGTTCATTAATTCATTATCATTTTCCGTAAAACTATG GGTATTACTTCTTGTCTCAAGTTTCAGGAAAAAGTTTGCTGGCATTTTAAATGAGAAGGAGATCTTGGGATCAAACAAT AAGGAAGGACTGGTTCAGTCATATGCTAATTCGCAGTTACCTTCATCCATGTTTCGATCTCGG CAGCATGGAGTATTTAGAGAATACTGTAAGCATGACTCTTGCGGCTGTGGCAACGAACCGAACTACGGTCAACTTAAACTG GTGGTACCTATCGCTCATTTTGTCAGTCATTGTGAAGCAACATGGATGAAAATGCTGTGGGAACGGGAGACTGATTCTGACTTGATGAATAACTCTGACAAAAATAGCCATCTATCCTGTGAAGGATTACCTTATAGTGGGTCAATTAGGAGGATTATGCTCAGTGAAGACATAGGTGTTGTTTTGCTTGGATCG atttcCTCATCTTCTGGAAGGGTGCAATTGATTGATGCAACTGGCAGCATTGATGTCATTATACCAGATCTTTCATCAGCTTGGAATACTGACAGTCTATACGAG GTAAATGACTTCTCTCTTGTTATGGAAGGAAAACTGGAACGAGTGGATTGTTTGGGGTTACACCTCAACGACTCATTCTTGTGCAGAAATATTTTTAACAGCATTCGATTAGTAAGAGAGATGAAGCTAGCAATTTATCTTCTCTATCATTTGGGAGACTCAAAATCCAGAAATCTCCCCTTCCATGCTGGTATCAAGAATAAAGCAAACTTTGAGGAGCTTCAAAGTGGAAGATTTCACCTTCTTTTGGTGACACATAAATATCCTGTGGAACAAACG TTTCAAGGTGAACGAGGTACTTCAAGCATGTTTGCAGAGGCATTCATTTTGCTTTGGGATCTTTTAATTGCTGGCAAGGACGGGCATAAGTGTCCGACTAACCTTTCTTCAGACCTGCTGAAAGAACCCATGGAGCATCACTATACTAGCAGAAACTACCCGGAATTCGTTCCTAGTAAGAGATATAAAATTGATCAGCCATCAAATAGAGAATCGCATTCTAGTTTGCACGGTGCTGAATACGAATTATGTGGCCCAAAAACTTGTCTCTCTTCGAGTTCTTATGCGAGATCATATCAGGAGCAGAAATGTTTGAATTTATGTTCCCCGCCTGATATTCCTTGTTTTGTTACCAATAATGATCATTGTGTAGCTAGTCCAGGAATCTTGTGTTGCTCAAAAGCTAATTTGAAGGTCAGTTCTGGTTCCACACCCAGTGCACAGAAGATATTGTTGGAGTTCAATTCTGAAAGCTTTTGGAAGTGTGAG CTGTTGAGAATTGGCAGCTATTACATCATAAAGCATCACAAAGAAGATATTCTATGTACTTCCAAGGACACTAATGATGCAAGCTGTTGTAAAATTATTATCACTTCTACAACACATCTGTGGAGCCTGTCATTCTCTTCTGATGAGGATATCCAAAGTACCAATCTATCACACCCTCCTACTGATTCATTTGACAGCCCTAATGAGACACCCTCTGAATGTCCTCATCAAAATGTGCGTCCTCTCAAGAATTTGAGTGTAGATTGTGTTTCAAGTCATCCAGACTTGCATGTACATCTCTTTAGGGATAATGAAAGTTTCTTAAAGGAAAATCTTAAGTCATTGGATGAAGGTTTGCTTAAGCCATCTGTCTCAGTTGAAGAGGTTGCCAACATTTCTTGGTGCAGTGAGACCAAAATGAGTGGATCATTTCATTATTCTGGTACTTCTGACCCTGAATTCCAGTTGCCTGAGGGAAATTTGATCTCTTTCCATGGACATGTGGTGGCTGTTCACAACTCTGGTTCCAGTTCTTTCGGCGCAAATGTAAGGCGCAAAAGTCCGGTGGATATTAGTTGCACAAAATTCTTTCCAGTGACAAACAGTGTCTGTATTCATGTTTTGGTGGACCGTCACTTG GTTAAGATTTTTGGTGCTCAAAGCAAACATTCATATCCCATTGGATTTGGACCTGACATCACTGCAACTTTCCATCGAGTACTTGTTTTGAG TGGGAGGAATGAAGTCATCCTGACACCTACATCTTTCATTGTAATCAAAGCCGTAGGAGTAGCCAGCGACCAACGCATCGACAAGTATGATAATGGATTAGTTGTTTCAGGGCAATGCAATGTTGCATCTCTAGATACTTTTCCATCAGCTTTGATGTCTGAAATAATGCAACACAGTGACTGTAAGCCAGTACAGTTTCATTGCAGG ATGATGGGTCGTCCTCATGGTGTTGCTGGACAAATAGTGAAAAGGCAGCAATCTTACTGA